A genomic window from Triticum urartu cultivar G1812 chromosome 7, Tu2.1, whole genome shotgun sequence includes:
- the LOC125525582 gene encoding polyadenylate-binding protein-interacting protein 8-like — MVAVAAEGPIRADAVPAAAAGAGAERADAAAAGGAAAAKAREDEVREYKSDVRKLEELFKKLNPSAEEFVPLSRRQGDGARRLSADAPVFVSPAIDYYAPHHPFQHQQMHVLQVVGGGGGGGRDSSSDGSANGQPNRRRRNGFNQGRRRMGVRPRRTDREDSVRRTVYVSDIDQHVTEQKLAEVFSNCGQVVDCRICGDPNSVMRFAFIEFADDVGARAALTLGGTILGFYPVRVLPSKTAILPVNPKFLPRTEDEKEMVSRTVYCTNIDKNVPEDVVKNFFEGICGEVARLRLLGDYVHATCIAFVEFVQAEGAILALNCSGMLLGSLPVRVSPSKTPVRPRSPRAMSH; from the exons ATGGTTGCCGTGGCGGCCGAGGGCCCGATCCGCGCCGACGCcgtgccggcggcggcggccggggcgGGCGCGGAGAGGGCCGATGCGGCGGCCGCGGGAGGCGCCGCGGCGGCCAAGGCCAGGGAGGACGAGGTCAGGGAGTACAAGAGTGACGTCAGGAAGCTCGAGGAGCTGTTCAAGAAGCTGAACCCCTCCGCGGAGGAGTTCGTGCCGCTCTCCCGCCGCCAGGGGGACGGCGCCCGCCGCCTGTCGGCAGACGCGCCCGTCTTCGTCTCGCCCGCGATCGACTACTACGCGCCCCACCACCCGTTCCAGCATCAGCAGATGCACGTGCTGCAGGTGGTCGGTGGCGGAGGCGGAGGGGGCAGGGACTCCAGCAGCGACGGATCCGCCAACGGCCAGCCGAATCGACGG AGAAGGAATGGCTTCAACCAGGGGAGACGTAGGATGGGAGTTCGGCCCCGGCGAACTGATAGGGAGGATAGTGTACGGCGAACTGTCTATGTCTCAGACATTGATCAACAT GTTACTGAACAGAAACTTGCTGAGGTTTTCTCAAACTGTGGTCAA GTGGTAGATTGCCGTATCTGTGGTGATCCAAACTCAGTGATGCGTTTTGCTTTTATCGAGTTCGCTGATGATG TCGGTGCAAGAGCAGCTTTAACGCTTGGTGGAACCATTCTTGGTTTTTATCCTGTCAGAGTTCTGCCATCTAAGACTGCTATTTTGCCTGTGAACCCCAAATTTCTTCCTCGA ACGGAGGATGAGAAAGAAATGGTATCAAGGACTGTGTACTGTACTAACATTGACAAAAAT GTTCCAGAGGATGTTGTGAAGAATTTCTTTGAGGGAATTTGTGGGGAG GTTGCTCGACTGAGGCTGCTCGGTGATTATGTGCATGCTACATGCATTGCCTTTGTTGAGTTTGTTCAG GCAGAAGGAGCAATTTTGGCCCTGAACTGCAGTGGCATGCTTCTTGGCTCGCTTCCTGTCAG GGTGAGCCCATCCAAGACCCCAGTGCGTCCCCGTTCGCCTCGTGCGATGTCGCACTGA